Proteins from a genomic interval of Pseudomonadota bacterium:
- a CDS encoding MFS transporter, translated as MDGAQGNGLNSLERRVTAVLAGVYGVRMLGLFLLLPVLALYAADLPGATPLLIGLAVGAYGITQATLQVPFGVLSDRIGRKPVIILGLLIFIAGSIIAARADTMLVLIAGRALQGAGAISAAVTAWLADHTRIEFRTRSMAIVGVTIGGSFMLSLMLGPVLANLWGVAGLFWLAAILGVVAMLLVGFGVPAVPRQLAESGNLADGLADRRLRLLYGGVFVLHLALTGLFVALPLMLRDELGFAVDQHWKLYLTSLLLSLLGTVPMILLAERHSRTGGAGALTAAVLLVVGGQLVLYTGLGGLTGIGVGLILFFAGFNFLEARMPALLSILAAAENRGAALGIYATSQFLGAFAGGVLAGVVMSSGGTAMVYAVGAGLLAAWGLLGKILNIRLFEANYRVLKSG; from the coding sequence ATGGACGGCGCACAAGGCAATGGCCTGAATTCACTTGAACGGCGGGTAACCGCGGTGCTGGCCGGTGTCTATGGCGTGCGCATGCTGGGCCTGTTCTTGCTGTTGCCGGTGCTGGCCCTGTACGCGGCCGATTTGCCGGGTGCGACGCCGCTGCTGATCGGTTTGGCGGTCGGCGCTTATGGCATTACCCAGGCCACGCTGCAGGTTCCGTTCGGTGTCTTGTCGGACCGGATCGGGCGCAAGCCGGTCATCATTTTAGGCTTGTTGATTTTTATTGCCGGCAGCATTATCGCCGCGCGTGCCGATACCATGCTGGTGCTGATCGCGGGTAGGGCGCTGCAAGGCGCTGGTGCGATATCGGCTGCGGTCACCGCCTGGCTGGCCGATCACACGCGCATCGAGTTTCGAACCCGCTCGATGGCGATCGTCGGGGTCACCATCGGCGGTTCTTTCATGTTGTCGCTGATGCTCGGACCGGTGCTCGCAAACCTGTGGGGTGTCGCCGGCTTGTTCTGGCTGGCGGCGATACTCGGGGTCGTGGCGATGCTGCTGGTTGGCTTCGGGGTGCCGGCGGTTCCGCGGCAGCTCGCTGAATCCGGCAACCTGGCCGATGGTCTCGCCGACCGCAGGCTGCGGCTGCTGTATGGCGGTGTTTTTGTGCTCCACCTGGCGCTGACCGGCTTGTTTGTTGCGTTGCCGCTGATGCTCAGGGACGAGTTGGGTTTCGCCGTCGATCAGCACTGGAAGTTATATCTGACGTCGCTGCTGTTGTCCTTGCTGGGAACCGTACCGATGATCTTGCTTGCCGAGCGCCACAGTCGGACCGGCGGTGCCGGCGCGCTGACGGCAGCGGTGCTATTGGTCGTTGGCGGCCAGTTGGTCTTGTACACGGGCCTGGGCGGGCTGACTGGAATCGGTGTCGGTCTGATCCTGTTTTTCGCCGGCTTCAATTTTCTCGAGGCGCGGATGCCGGCCTTGCTGTCGATACTGGCGGCGGCGGAAAATCGCGGCGCGGCGTTAGGCATCTATGCCACCAGCCAGTTCCTCGGCGCCTTCGCCGGCGGCGTATTGGCGGGCGTGGTCATGAGCAGCGGCGGCACCGCCATGGTTTACGCGGTCGGGGCGGGCTTGCTTGCCGCGTGGGGGCTGCTGGGCAAAATACTGAATATCCGGCTCTTCGAGGCCAATTACCGGGTGCTAAAAAGCGGCTGA
- the uvrA gene encoding excinuclease ABC subunit UvrA: MKKISIRGARTHNLKNLDLELPRERLIVLTGLSGSGKSSLAFDTIYAEGQRRYVESLSTYARQFLSIMEKPDVDHIEGLSPAISIEQKATSHNPRSTVGTVTEIYDYLRLLYARAGIPRCPDHGGDLEAQTISQMVDTVMGLDEGNRLMLLAPVVQERKGEHIQLLREIRRQGFIRARIDGEICELEHAPKLDLKRRHTIEVIVDRFKVRADINLRLAESFETALQLTEGVARIAWMDNADKTELVFSDRFACKVCGYSLSELEPRLFSFNNPSGACPDCDGLGIKQFFDAGRVVLHNNLSLAGGAIRGWDRRNAYYFQMIQSLARHFLFDIESPFEDLPDDIREIILYGSGKEKIDFQYLDGRGGHLRRRHVFEGIIPNMQRRYRETESSMVREELAKYMSSQPCPECEGKRLNRAARNVFVAEKTLSEITSMAVGQARKFFAGMTLQGWRGEIAAKVVKEVGERLRFLADVGLDYLTLDRSAETLSGGEAQRIRLASQIGSGLVGVMYILDEPSIGLHQRDNKRLLRTLFHLRDLGNTVIVVEHDEETILAADHVVDLGPGAGVHGGQIVAQGSPREIQAQAESLTGQYLSGRRSIPMPLMRAPKDDKRVLSIRGARGNNLKKIDVDIPIGLMTCVTGVSGSGKSTLINSTLYEAVADRINPSSHNPAPNDGVDGLEHLDRVIDISQSPIGRTPRSNPATYTGLFTPIRDLFAGTPEARSRGYAPGRFSFNVKGGRCEACQGDGVLKVEMHFLPDIYVACDICKSKRYNRETLQILYKGKNIHEVLDMTVEDALIFFTNIPVIAKKLQTLTDVGLTYIRLGQNATTLSGGEAQRVKLAKELSKRATGRTLYILDEPTTGLHFHDIAQLLLVLQRLRDQGNTVVIIEHNLDVIKTADWIIDLGPEGGDGGGEVIATGTPEDVSETPGSYTGEYLKIVLRKVANGKRKTA; the protein is encoded by the coding sequence ATGAAAAAGATCAGCATCCGGGGCGCCCGCACCCACAATCTGAAAAACCTGGACCTGGAACTGCCACGGGAAAGGTTGATCGTGCTCACCGGCCTGTCCGGTTCGGGCAAGTCTTCGCTGGCGTTCGACACCATATACGCCGAGGGTCAGCGGCGTTACGTCGAGTCGCTGTCCACTTATGCGCGGCAATTCCTGTCGATAATGGAAAAACCGGATGTCGACCATATAGAAGGTCTGTCGCCGGCCATTTCCATCGAGCAAAAAGCCACCTCACACAACCCGCGCTCCACGGTCGGCACGGTCACCGAGATCTACGATTACCTGCGGCTGCTGTATGCGCGTGCCGGCATTCCGCGTTGCCCCGACCACGGCGGTGACCTGGAGGCGCAGACCATCAGCCAGATGGTGGACACGGTCATGGGGCTGGATGAAGGCAACCGGCTGATGTTGCTGGCCCCGGTGGTCCAGGAGCGCAAGGGCGAACATATTCAGCTGTTGCGCGAGATCCGCCGCCAGGGTTTTATCCGCGCGCGGATCGATGGCGAGATTTGCGAACTCGAGCACGCACCGAAACTGGATCTGAAACGCAGACACACGATCGAGGTGATTGTCGATCGCTTCAAGGTGCGCGCCGATATCAACCTGCGCCTGGCGGAATCATTCGAGACCGCACTGCAACTGACCGAGGGCGTGGCCCGGATCGCCTGGATGGACAACGCGGACAAAACCGAACTGGTTTTTTCGGACCGCTTTGCCTGCAAGGTCTGCGGTTACAGCCTGAGCGAGCTCGAACCGCGCCTGTTTTCTTTCAATAACCCGAGCGGTGCCTGCCCGGACTGCGACGGCCTCGGGATCAAGCAGTTTTTCGATGCCGGCCGCGTGGTCCTGCACAACAACCTGAGCCTGGCGGGCGGTGCGATCCGCGGCTGGGATCGGCGCAATGCCTATTACTTCCAGATGATCCAGTCACTGGCGAGACACTTCCTGTTCGATATCGAGTCACCGTTCGAGGATCTGCCCGACGATATCCGCGAGATCATTCTTTATGGCAGCGGCAAGGAAAAAATCGATTTCCAGTATCTCGACGGCCGCGGCGGCCACCTCAGGCGGCGGCATGTTTTCGAGGGCATTATTCCAAACATGCAGCGACGCTACCGCGAAACCGAATCCAGCATGGTGCGCGAAGAACTCGCCAAGTACATGTCCAGCCAGCCATGCCCGGAATGCGAGGGCAAAAGGCTCAACCGTGCCGCCCGCAATGTTTTTGTCGCGGAAAAAACCCTGTCGGAAATCACCTCGATGGCGGTCGGCCAGGCACGGAAGTTTTTTGCAGGCATGACATTGCAGGGTTGGCGTGGAGAAATTGCGGCCAAGGTGGTCAAGGAAGTCGGCGAAAGACTGCGCTTCCTTGCCGATGTCGGTCTCGATTACCTGACGCTGGACCGCAGCGCCGAGACCCTGTCGGGTGGCGAAGCGCAGCGTATCCGGCTGGCCAGCCAGATTGGTTCGGGCCTGGTCGGGGTCATGTACATCCTCGACGAACCTTCGATCGGCCTGCACCAGCGCGATAACAAGCGCCTGCTGCGCACGCTGTTTCACCTGCGCGACCTGGGCAACACCGTGATCGTGGTCGAACACGACGAGGAGACGATCCTGGCAGCCGATCACGTGGTCGACCTGGGCCCTGGCGCCGGCGTCCACGGCGGGCAGATTGTCGCCCAGGGCAGCCCGCGGGAAATACAGGCACAGGCCGAGTCGCTCACCGGCCAGTACCTGTCCGGCCGGCGCAGCATACCGATGCCGCTGATGCGCGCACCCAAAGACGACAAGCGGGTACTTTCAATCCGGGGAGCACGCGGCAACAACCTGAAAAAAATCGATGTGGATATTCCGATCGGACTGATGACCTGCGTGACCGGGGTTTCCGGATCCGGCAAATCCACGCTGATCAACAGCACGCTGTACGAAGCGGTGGCCGATCGCATCAATCCCTCCTCGCACAACCCGGCGCCGAACGATGGCGTAGACGGCCTCGAGCACCTGGACCGTGTCATCGACATCAGCCAGAGCCCGATCGGCCGGACTCCGCGCTCCAACCCGGCGACCTACACTGGCCTGTTCACGCCGATACGCGATCTTTTCGCCGGCACCCCGGAGGCCCGTTCGCGCGGCTATGCCCCCGGGCGCTTCAGCTTTAACGTCAAGGGGGGTCGCTGCGAGGCTTGCCAGGGCGATGGCGTACTCAAGGTCGAGATGCATTTCCTGCCCGATATCTATGTAGCCTGCGATATCTGCAAGAGTAAACGCTACAACCGCGAAACCCTGCAAATCCTGTACAAGGGCAAGAACATTCACGAAGTGCTCGATATGACAGTCGAGGATGCGCTGATATTTTTTACCAATATCCCGGTGATTGCAAAAAAACTGCAGACTCTGACCGATGTCGGCCTGACCTACATCCGGCTCGGCCAGAACGCGACCACGTTGTCCGGTGGCGAAGCGCAACGCGTAAAACTCGCCAAGGAATTATCCAAACGCGCGACCGGCCGCACCTTGTACATTCTCGACGAGCCGACCACCGGCCTCCACTTCCATGACATCGCCCAGTTACTGCTGGTGTTGCAGCGGTTGCGCGACCAGGGCAACACCGTCGTCATAATCGAGCACAACCTCGACGTCATCAAGACCGCCGACTGGATCATCGATCTCGGGCCCGAAGGCGGCGATGGCGGCGGCGAAGTCATCGCCACCGGCACGCCGGAGGATGTCAGTGAAACCCCTGGCTCCTATACCGGTGAATATCTGAAGATCGTGTTGAGAAAAGTGGCGAACGGAAAACGGAAGACGGCGTGA
- a CDS encoding tetratricopeptide repeat protein yields MNQTIRLDDGSEVPLQQLLDQALRLHQAGALDEAKPIYEMVLRAVPGQFHALHFLGLVYHQQGGHQHAEELILQALAAEPGDADALCNLGAVYNAMQKSAEAAERFQAALAIDPALSAALNGLGNARFRQGRLDDAQAQFEEALRASPGYPEAGTNLSMVLQAQGDLESAEQAVRKALQAAPGHPGCLAQLGSVLAAKGDRQEAVSAYQASLKTVPDNADTWYNLGLLLDDSRMAGEALSCYGRALQIEPLHGGAISAALFLRRALFDWAGAERLSQQYFKALEQGVGGLTPFSLTLEHSTAQQQRHCAELWARRFSGIEKLPPAEKSGKNQLGDDRLTLAYVSADFYQHPTAHLMAGLFAAHDRSKFRLLAYSNGPDDNSAIRRRVMGAFDEFVEVSGWTSAKIAQRIRDDRVDILIDLKGYTLDAISEVFAYRPAPVQVSFLGYPGTMGAEFIDYLIADDFVIPDGSESAYSEKIIRMPGSYQVNDRDRETATGTPGRTELGLPDKGMVYCCFNASQKITRQTFARWVEILNAVPGSVLWLLDPDPRWPAKDHLRSSAKDLGLAPERLIFAKKIEQKQYLATYRHADLFLDTLPYNAHTTASDALWMGCPVLTLPGETFASRVAGSILTAAELPELIMNSETEYRDMAIHLGQDKQDLADLKKKLARKRETCALFDTGKFTRDFEKALLDISSGNRKILF; encoded by the coding sequence ATGAATCAAACCATTCGCCTTGATGATGGCAGCGAAGTGCCGCTGCAGCAGCTTCTCGATCAGGCACTCCGGTTGCACCAGGCGGGAGCGCTTGATGAAGCGAAACCAATTTACGAGATGGTATTGCGGGCCGTTCCCGGCCAGTTTCACGCATTGCATTTTTTGGGCCTGGTTTATCATCAGCAAGGTGGGCACCAGCATGCCGAGGAACTGATTCTCCAGGCATTGGCCGCTGAACCGGGCGACGCGGACGCATTGTGCAATCTCGGTGCGGTGTATAACGCGATGCAAAAATCCGCCGAGGCCGCCGAACGTTTCCAGGCAGCGCTTGCGATCGATCCGGCATTGTCCGCCGCGCTAAACGGTCTTGGGAACGCGCGCTTCCGGCAAGGGCGTCTCGATGATGCGCAGGCGCAGTTCGAGGAGGCTCTGCGTGCTTCGCCAGGCTACCCGGAAGCGGGCACCAACTTGAGCATGGTTTTGCAGGCGCAGGGCGACCTGGAATCGGCGGAACAGGCGGTACGCAAGGCATTGCAGGCCGCGCCTGGACACCCGGGCTGCCTGGCGCAACTGGGTTCTGTGCTGGCGGCAAAAGGCGATCGGCAGGAGGCGGTGAGCGCATATCAGGCGTCCCTGAAAACCGTCCCGGACAATGCCGATACCTGGTACAACCTGGGCTTGTTGCTGGATGATTCCCGCATGGCCGGTGAGGCGCTAAGTTGTTATGGCCGCGCCTTGCAAATCGAACCGCTTCATGGCGGTGCGATCTCCGCAGCATTGTTTTTGCGCCGGGCGCTTTTTGACTGGGCTGGCGCCGAGAGATTGTCGCAGCAATATTTCAAGGCGCTTGAGCAGGGCGTCGGTGGGCTGACCCCGTTTTCCCTGACCCTCGAACACAGCACCGCGCAACAGCAAAGACATTGCGCCGAATTATGGGCGCGGCGGTTTTCCGGAATCGAGAAACTCCCTCCCGCGGAAAAATCCGGCAAGAATCAACTGGGCGATGACCGATTGACGCTCGCCTACGTCTCCGCCGATTTTTACCAGCACCCGACCGCACACCTGATGGCCGGATTGTTCGCCGCGCATGACCGTTCCAAATTTCGCCTGCTGGCCTATTCAAACGGCCCGGATGACAACAGCGCGATTCGCCGGCGGGTCATGGGTGCGTTCGACGAGTTTGTCGAAGTCAGCGGGTGGACGTCTGCGAAGATTGCCCAAAGAATCCGCGATGACCGGGTCGATATCCTGATTGACCTGAAAGGCTACACGCTGGATGCGATATCCGAGGTTTTCGCCTACCGGCCTGCGCCGGTGCAGGTCAGTTTTCTCGGCTATCCGGGAACGATGGGCGCGGAGTTTATCGATTACCTGATCGCCGATGACTTCGTGATACCCGATGGTAGCGAATCGGCATATAGCGAAAAAATCATACGCATGCCGGGTAGCTATCAAGTCAACGATCGTGATCGCGAAACCGCAACCGGCACGCCGGGCCGTACCGAGTTGGGATTGCCCGACAAAGGCATGGTTTATTGCTGTTTCAATGCGAGCCAGAAAATTACCCGGCAGACTTTTGCACGCTGGGTGGAAATTCTAAACGCGGTCCCGGGCAGCGTCCTTTGGCTGCTCGATCCCGACCCCAGGTGGCCGGCAAAAGATCACCTTCGGTCTTCTGCGAAAGACCTGGGGCTGGCGCCGGAACGCCTGATTTTTGCCAAAAAAATCGAACAAAAACAATATCTTGCCACATACCGTCATGCAGACCTGTTCCTCGATACGCTGCCTTACAACGCGCACACGACAGCCAGCGATGCGTTGTGGATGGGTTGCCCGGTGCTGACCTTGCCGGGGGAGACTTTTGCCTCGCGGGTCGCCGGAAGTATTTTGACGGCGGCAGAGTTGCCGGAACTGATCATGAATTCGGAAACGGAATATCGCGATATGGCGATTCACCTCGGGCAAGACAAGCAAGACCTGGCCGATCTGAAAAAGAAACTCGCGCGCAAACGGGAAACCTGCGCGTTGTTTGATACCGGAAAATTCACCAGGGATTTCGAGAAGGCCTTGCTGGATATTTCCTCGGGTAACCGAAAGATTCTGTTTTGA
- a CDS encoding OsmC family protein, translating into MSQITATLSSGTEVELSNGRHTWKADEPVPVGGTDTGPNPYELLLGSLAACTCITLALYCRHKKIALDSVTASYEFDRIHAKDCDDCDDETQGFIDHINSDVKISGDFDDAQKKRLAEIVQRCPVHKTLAKGVSITDKASFGQAKTNGGTSMFSGTG; encoded by the coding sequence ATGAGTCAAATCACCGCCACACTGTCATCCGGGACTGAAGTCGAATTGTCGAACGGCCGCCACACATGGAAGGCGGACGAGCCAGTGCCTGTGGGCGGCACCGATACCGGCCCCAATCCCTACGAGTTACTGCTCGGCTCGCTGGCCGCCTGTACCTGCATTACGCTGGCATTGTATTGTCGCCATAAAAAAATCGCACTCGATTCAGTTACCGCGAGCTATGAATTCGACCGGATACACGCAAAGGACTGTGATGACTGCGATGACGAGACCCAGGGATTCATCGATCACATCAACAGCGATGTAAAGATTAGCGGCGATTTTGACGATGCACAGAAAAAAAGGCTGGCAGAGATTGTCCAAAGATGCCCGGTCCACAAAACTTTGGCAAAAGGCGTATCCATCACCGACAAAGCAAGTTTCGGGCAAGCAAAAACCAACGGCGGCACGAGCATGTTTTCAGGAACCGGATAG